Proteins co-encoded in one Sparus aurata chromosome 18, fSpaAur1.1, whole genome shotgun sequence genomic window:
- the sesn4 gene encoding sestrin-3, which produces MIICTNKMEYPLRTQCQRVQKQVMVNGEKERVSLLFMKALVSTGSVDAVSQQMASHPQYLESFLRTQHYILHMDGPLPLHYRHYIAIMAAARHHCNYLVYLHSAQFLRVGGDPLWLQGLEAAPPRLRLLDHINKVLAHQPWLTACSHIQTLLKAGEQCWSLAELVQAVVILAHCHSLCSFVFGCDTDSDFVPLSKSPNGTPPTFCPFDAANGNANVPQSLATPSEHITRRRSLDSSCDIVCLKERIQKSQEEREKREERLLQTQTLQQTDMEEEEEIICFADPTRFRTDPDFCYQEFTRREEDHFQVFRVQDYSWEDHGFSLVNRLYSDIGHLLDDRFRSVTTLPSLHSPDLKRAIWNYIHCVLGIRYDDYDYGEVNQLLERDLKMYIKAVACCPDATKTPMCPLGWTPLKTSERIHVNLLIMEARLQAEMLYALRAITQYMIA; this is translated from the exons ATGATCATCTGTACGAATAAAATGGAGTACCCCCTGAGAACCCAGTGCCAGCGAGTACAGAAACAG GTGATGGTGAACGGTGAGAAGGAGCGAGTGTCGCTGCTGTTCATGAAGGCTCTGGTCAGCACGGGGAGCGTGGACGCCGTGTCCCAGCAGATGGCCTCTCACCCTCAGTACTTGGAGAGCTTCCTGCGCACACAGCACTACATCCTGCACATGGACGGCCCCCTGCCACTGCATTACCGCCATTACATCGCCATCATG GCTGCAGCACGCCATCACTGTAACTACCTGGTGTACCTGCACTCAGCCCAGTTTCTGAGGGTGGGTGGGGACCCTCTGTGGTTGCAGGGTTTGGAGGCGGCACCTCCTCGTCTTCGTCTTCTTGACCACATCAACAAGGTGCTGGCCCACCAACCATGGCTCACTGCCTGCTCACACATCCAG ACGCTGCTGAAGGCGGGCGAGCAGTGCTGGTCGCTGGCTGAGCTGGTGCAGGCCGTGGTGATCCTGGCCCATTGCCACTCCCTCTGCAGCTTTGTGTTTGGATGCGACACAGACTCAGACTTTGTCCCGCTCTCCAAATCTCCTAACGGTACTCCGCCGACCTTCTGCCCCTTCGATGCTGCCAACGGCAACGCCAATGTGCCTCAGTCTCTTGCCACTCCCTCGGAACACATAACACGACGACGG TCTCTGGACTCCAGCTGTGACATCGTTTGTCTGAAGGAGAGGATTCAGAAGTCCCAGGAGGAGCGCGAGAAAAGAGAAGAGCGTctgctgcagacacaaacactccaGCAAACAG AtatggaagaagaggaggagattaTTTGCTTCGCAGACCCGACACGATTCCGCACAGACCCCGACTTCTGCTATCAGGAATTCACTCGTAGAGAGGAGGACCACTTTCAAGTGTTTAGAGTTCAG GACTATTCATGGGAGGACCATGGCTTCTCCTTAGTTAACCGTTTGTATTCAGATATCGGGCACCTCTTGGACGACCGATTCAGGAGCGTGACCACCCTCCCCTCGTTGCACAGCCCCGACCTGAAAAGGGCAATCTGGAATTACATCCATTGTGTGTTAGGAATACG GTATGACGATTATGATTACGGAGAAGTGAACCAGTTGCTGGAGCGGGATTTAAAGATGTACATCAAGGCTGTGGCCTGTTGTCCAGATGCCACCAAAACTCCAATGTGTCCACTAGGCTGGACTCCACTTAAAACTTCAGAGCGG atACACGTGAATTTACTAATCATGGAGGCCCGGCTGCAGGCTGAGATGTTATACGCTCTGAGAGCCATCACTCAGTACATGATTGCCTAA
- the foxo4 gene encoding forkhead box protein O6, giving the protein MEESSVPPIDPDFEPQSRPRSCTWPLPRPDISAVKPESADGTESAAGTPPADEDKPEPQQITSEPEKAAAAAGEGGVVAGVGVAGATPRKGSSRRNAWGNQSYADLISQAIENSPEKRLTLAQIYEWMVKTVPYFRDKGDSNSSAGWKNSIRHNLSLHNKFLRVHNESTGKSSWWMLNPEGGKTGKAPRRRAASMDNSSKLLKSRMRAKQTKKQAGAAGLGGAGGALQGDGSTASAGADSPNSSQQFPKWVNSSSPSSRGSLDDSDMWTTFRPRTSSNASTLSGRLSPIAPGQEDDDNLPEDSLLGRYTASSLTPTLTETLMEELDLIDGLTLMTQQQGGASPSTAPPAPPTPLPSASTLLPRGSSFSSFHQLQPSSLPQAPTHTGTQTSISQCGPGSKEPSTFSNSLFNPMSSSASRGSGHFSTHVPSSLEALLTSDSPPPSDVMMTQVDPLMPNPGGVGLMGMGTSVVGVRSKPNQLLLGKGLEPNTVAPMALQAQMQPQQHHLHHQQQQQQSQHQQQQPPQQHQHHSQMGLGMILSGMSQDPSQLSALKAHHATVSAVGSHHGVPVTSANPGVSLQGMSQFGAPSCFQTGQDRLPTDLDMDMFTENLDCDVDYIINSDLMDGDSLDFNFDPILPGGQGYAGPATTQGSAHSWVPS; this is encoded by the exons ATGGAGGAGTCGTCGGTGCCGCCGATTGACCCAGATTTCGAGCCGCAGAGCAGACCCCGCTCCTGCACGTGGCCGCTGCCGAGGCCCGACATCTCGGCTGTCAAACCGGAGAGCGCCGATGGCACCGAGTCCGCCGCCGGGACCCCGCCCGCCGACGAGGACAAGCCCGAGCCGCAGCAAATCACGTCCGAGCCGGAGAAGGCTGCGGCGGCTGCGGGGGAGGGAGGGGTCGTGGCCGGCGTGGGCGTAGCCGGCGCGACGCCCCGCAAAGGATCATCCCGCCGCAACGCGTGGGGGAACCAGAGCTACGCTGATCTGATTAGTCAGGCCATCGAGAACTCACCTGAGAAGAGGCTGACCCTGGCGCAGATCTACGAGTGGATGGTGAAGACAGTGCCTTACTTCAGAGACAAAGGAGACAGCAACAGCTCAGCGGGGTGGAAG aaTTCAATTCGCCACAATTTATCACTCCACAACAAGTTCCTGAGGGTTCACAATGAATCGACAGGCAAGAGCTCCTGGTGGATGCTCAACCCAGAGGGAGGGAAGACCGGGAAAGCTCCTCGCCGCCGAGCCGCCTCCATGGACAACAGCAGCAAACTGCTGAAGAGCCGCATGAGGGCCAAGCAGACCAAGAAGCAGGCCGGAGCAGCCGGGCTGGGCGGTGCAGGAGGGGCGCTGCAGGGTGACGGCAGCACAGCCTCAGCGGGCGCAGACAGCCCCAACTCATCCCAGCAGTTCCCCAAATGGGTCAACAGCAGCAGCCCCTCATCCCGCGGCAGCCTGGACGACAGCGACATGTGGACCACCTTCCGCCCGCGCACGAGCTCCAACGCCAGCACTCTGAGTGGGCGTCTGTCCCCCATCGCTCCTGGACAGGAGGATGACGATAACCTGCCTGAGGACTCACTGCTGGGGAGATACACTGCCAGCAGCTTGACCCCCACCCTCACCGAGACCCTCATGGAGGAGCTGGATCTGATCGACGGCCTCACTTTGATGACTCAGCAGCAGGGAGGGGCCAGTCCCAGTACAGCCCCACCAGCACCTCCCACTCCACTGCCCTCCGCCTCCACGCTGCTGCCTCgtggctccagcttctcctcctttcATCAGCTGCAGCCATCCAGCCTCCCACAGGCCCCCACCCACACCGGGACCCAGACCTCCATCTCTCAGTGTGGACCAGGCAGCAAAGAGCCGTCAACCTTCAGCAACTCCCTCTTCAACCCCATGTCCAGCTCCGCCTCCCGCGGTAGCGGCCATTTCAGCACCCACGTGCCTTCCAGCCTGGAGGCGCTTCTCACCTCCGACTCCCCCCCTCCCAGTGATGTCATGATGACCCAAGTGGATCCCCTCATGCCCAATCCTGGAGGGGTGGGCCTGATGGGCATGGGCACGTCCGTGGTGGGCGTGAGGTCCAAACCCAATCAGCTGCTGTTGGGTAAAGGACTGGAGCCGAACACAGTGGCCCCCATGGCGCTGCAGGCCCAGATGCAGCCACAGCagcatcacctccatcaccagcagcagcagcagcagtcgcagcaccagcagcaacaaCCGCCACAACAGCACCAGCATCACTCTCAGATGGGGCTGGGGATGATCCTCTCAGGTATGTCTCAGGACCCATCACAGCTCTCTGCGCTCAAAGCCCATCACGCCACGGTGTCAGCTGTGGGCTCTCATCACGGGGTGCCCGTCACCTCAGCCAATCCTGGCGTGAGCCTGCAGGGGATGAGTCAGTTCGGAGCTCCGTCCTGTTTCCAGACCGGTCAGGACCGGCTGCCCACAGACTTGGACATGGACATGTTCACCGAGAACCTGGATTGTGACGTGGACTACATCATCAACAGTGACCTCATGGACGGAGACAGCCTCGACTTCAACTTTGACCCAATACTGCCCGGAGGCCAAGGCTACGCCGGCCCTGCCACCACACAGGGCTCAGCTCACAGCTGGGTGCCGAGCTAA